In the Mycosarcoma maydis chromosome 6, whole genome shotgun sequence genome, one interval contains:
- a CDS encoding putative nudC protein → MTPEEYEALSPDQQKQHDAAERAREAAEQAALPYTWKQQLDIVEISVPVPQGTKGRDLTIELKKRKIKVALKGKQAILEGELAKDIKEEDSTWTIEDANLVEIQLEKMNKNEWWPNVVTHHPKIDTTKIVPENSKLSDLDPETRAMVEKMMFDNRQKAMNKPTSDQIQQQELLAKLAAANPNIDFSNTKFNSSTPQ, encoded by the coding sequence ATGACACCAGAGGAATACGAAGCGCTCTCGCCCGATCAGCAAAAGCAGCAcgatgcagcagagcgTGCTCGCGAAGCTGCCGAGCAAGCCGCTCTCCCATACACctggaagcagcagctcgacattgttgAAATCTCTGTCCCCGTCCCTCAGGGCACCAAAGGTCGAGACCtcacgatcgagctcaagaaaCGCAAGATCAAGGTAGCGCTCAAGGGAAAGCAAGCCATCCTCGAaggcgagctcgccaaagaCATCAAGGAAGAAGACAGTACTTGGACCATCGAAGACGCAAACCTTGTCGAGATCCAATTGGAAAAGATGAACAAGAACGAATGGTGGCCTAACGTCGTCACGCACCACCCCAAGATCGATACCACCAAAATCGTACCTGAAAACTCCAAGCTGAGCGACTTGGATCCAGAGACAAGAGCCATGGTCGAGAAGATGATGTTTGATAACCGTCAGAAGGCCATGAATAAGCCCACCTCGGATCAGATTCAGCAACAGGAGTTGCTCGCAAAACTGGCAGCCGCCAATCCCAATATTGACTTTTCAAATACCAAGTTCAACTCGTCTACCCCACAGTGA